A single region of the Halobacterium wangiae genome encodes:
- a CDS encoding cytochrome c oxidase subunit 3, giving the protein MSVADDSTDDHGHHLPAVEDWPKGFGEASWWPFVTALGASGFYIGAALYVLGQGSSELVGPTVGPAVLVGSTFVFLAGLYGWVYHAFVKHFWSRETGENKALRWGMILFLGTEIATFGAGFVYYFFIRVGGKWAGANVPEGFLGALVIANTVILVISSFTLHYAHVALRNNNRSRFLGLLVTTLVLGAVFIAGQIYEYYEFIVHEGLTFSGGVFESAFFGLTGLHGLHVSLGAVLIGIVTWRAFKGQYSAERHTSVSTVSMYWHFVDAVWIFLVVVLYAGAVINI; this is encoded by the coding sequence ATGAGCGTAGCGGACGATTCGACTGACGACCACGGCCACCACTTACCGGCCGTGGAGGACTGGCCGAAGGGGTTCGGTGAGGCCAGCTGGTGGCCCTTCGTTACTGCACTCGGCGCCTCGGGATTCTACATCGGCGCCGCCCTGTACGTCCTCGGACAGGGGTCCAGCGAGCTGGTCGGCCCGACCGTGGGGCCAGCCGTCTTAGTGGGGAGCACGTTCGTCTTCCTCGCTGGGCTGTACGGCTGGGTGTACCACGCCTTCGTGAAACACTTCTGGAGCCGCGAGACCGGCGAGAACAAGGCACTCCGCTGGGGGATGATCCTGTTCCTCGGGACGGAGATCGCGACGTTCGGCGCCGGCTTCGTCTACTACTTCTTCATCCGCGTGGGTGGGAAGTGGGCGGGCGCCAACGTGCCAGAGGGTTTCCTCGGCGCGCTCGTCATCGCCAACACGGTCATCCTGGTGATCTCCAGTTTCACGCTGCACTACGCGCACGTCGCGCTCCGGAACAACAACCGTTCGCGGTTCCTCGGCCTGCTGGTGACGACGCTCGTGCTCGGCGCCGTGTTCATCGCCGGACAGATCTACGAGTACTACGAGTTCATCGTCCACGAGGGACTGACGTTCTCCGGCGGCGTCTTCGAGAGCGCGTTCTTCGGACTGACGGGCCTCCACGGGCTCCACGTCTCCCTGGGCGCCGTCCTCATCGGCATCGTCACGTGGCGCGCGTTCAAGGGGCAGTACTCCGCGGAACGCCACACCTCCGTGAGCACGGTCTCGATGTACTGGCACTTCGTCGACGCTGTCTGGATCTTCCTCGTCGTCGTGCTGTACGCCGGCGCCGTCATCAACATCTGA
- a CDS encoding DUF7410 domain-containing protein encodes MPDTPPDAVECPHCGEPFHDERLRDLHRGLEHYDGLDDAERDAFEEAYLAENADLRSFRLRALAVLVMLYFGFLMVYAVVTL; translated from the coding sequence ATGCCCGACACACCACCAGACGCCGTCGAGTGTCCGCACTGCGGGGAGCCGTTCCACGACGAGCGCCTCCGGGACCTGCACCGCGGTCTGGAGCACTACGACGGTCTGGACGACGCCGAGCGGGACGCCTTCGAGGAGGCCTACCTCGCGGAGAACGCCGACCTGCGGTCGTTCCGCCTGCGCGCGCTCGCGGTGCTCGTGATGCTCTACTTCGGCTTCCTGATGGTGTACGCCGTCGTCACGCTGTGA
- the coxB gene encoding cytochrome c oxidase subunit II, protein MRGKRLAPVLVAAVGFLVAFVDPVAASQYQSVTEGLIRDLNSMMLAAALPITLLVEGILIYTVWKFRNSGEAKPTKENRRLEITWTVATAVVLLFVGVAAYGVMGQTAVTATQSDAQAAIAEDDTVVVDVTGVQWFWNYEYPEEELTVSSGAATEGVDVGNQPMVVPVDTKLVIRTTSDDVIHAFHAPEIGLKADANPGQTNYIITEVTEEGSYQLYCAEFCGQGHSEMLGEIVVVDQQTYDEWVEDPENTTIDA, encoded by the coding sequence ATGAGAGGAAAGCGGCTCGCACCCGTTCTCGTCGCCGCCGTCGGCTTCCTCGTCGCCTTCGTAGACCCGGTTGCCGCCTCGCAGTACCAGTCGGTGACCGAGGGACTCATCCGCGACCTCAACAGCATGATGCTCGCGGCCGCGCTCCCGATCACCCTCCTCGTCGAGGGGATCCTCATCTACACTGTCTGGAAGTTCCGCAACTCGGGGGAGGCGAAGCCGACGAAGGAGAACCGCCGACTCGAGATCACCTGGACCGTCGCCACGGCAGTCGTCTTGCTGTTCGTCGGCGTCGCCGCCTACGGCGTGATGGGACAGACCGCCGTCACCGCCACGCAGTCCGACGCGCAGGCGGCGATAGCCGAGGACGACACGGTCGTCGTCGACGTCACCGGCGTCCAGTGGTTCTGGAACTACGAGTACCCCGAGGAGGAGCTGACGGTCAGTTCCGGAGCCGCGACCGAGGGGGTCGACGTCGGTAACCAACCGATGGTCGTTCCAGTAGACACTAAACTAGTGATACGGACGACCTCCGACGACGTGATCCACGCGTTCCACGCGCCCGAGATCGGCCTGAAGGCCGACGCCAACCCGGGACAGACCAACTACATCATCACGGAGGTCACCGAGGAGGGGAGCTACCAGCTCTACTGTGCGGAGTTCTGCGGACAGGGACACTCCGAGATGCTCGGTGAGATCGTCGTCGTCGACCAGCAGACCTACGACGAGTGGGTCGAGGACCCCGAGAACACGACGATCGACGCCTAG
- a CDS encoding DUF6684 family protein — protein sequence MNSSVFDKDTLLDLTVNIVPLFILAFFIVGYLVVNPWGFDNPLLVVVSHGLMLFTFLALAVLTYVAAVKIEGGE from the coding sequence ATGAACTCCAGCGTCTTCGACAAGGACACGCTCCTCGACCTGACGGTGAACATCGTTCCACTGTTCATCCTCGCGTTCTTCATCGTCGGCTACCTCGTCGTGAACCCGTGGGGCTTCGACAACCCGCTGCTGGTCGTCGTCTCCCACGGCCTGATGCTGTTCACGTTCCTCGCGCTCGCCGTCCTCACCTACGTGGCGGCCGTGAAGATCGAGGGCGGGGAGTAG
- a CDS encoding biotin--[acetyl-CoA-carboxylase] ligase, translating into MTVDPAELRERVDAPLVHRERCPSTNDLARAEGRDDAPHGTFVVADEQTAGRGRTGNVWVSPPGGVWSSTLVRPTFDASHVGRLTFAGGLAAAETVEAFGVDARLKWPNDVVVDDEGERAKLCGVLTEAVVDEVPVAGKPVDEVLPGTDPADAELSFAVLGVGVNADLDADALDVDRRVTTLREEVGTVDMTDVAATLHERLLEWVARVESDAGFESAVEAWRERAATLGERVRVQTRDGDVVTGEAVAVTERGALVVQRGDSRVELSEGECARLRRS; encoded by the coding sequence ATGACAGTCGACCCCGCGGAGCTACGCGAGCGCGTGGACGCCCCGCTCGTCCACCGCGAGCGCTGCCCGAGTACGAACGACCTCGCGCGAGCCGAGGGCCGCGACGACGCACCCCACGGTACGTTCGTCGTCGCGGACGAACAGACCGCGGGACGCGGACGGACCGGGAACGTGTGGGTGTCGCCGCCGGGTGGCGTCTGGTCGAGCACGCTCGTTCGCCCCACGTTCGACGCGAGCCACGTCGGCCGACTCACGTTCGCGGGCGGCCTCGCGGCCGCCGAGACCGTCGAGGCGTTCGGCGTCGATGCGCGCCTGAAGTGGCCAAACGACGTCGTCGTCGACGACGAGGGAGAACGCGCGAAGCTCTGTGGTGTGCTCACCGAGGCTGTCGTCGACGAGGTTCCAGTGGCCGGCAAGCCCGTCGACGAGGTGCTCCCCGGGACCGACCCGGCGGACGCGGAGCTCTCGTTCGCTGTGCTCGGCGTCGGCGTCAACGCAGACCTGGACGCCGACGCGCTCGACGTCGACCGCCGGGTGACGACGTTGCGCGAGGAGGTGGGAACCGTCGACATGACGGACGTGGCGGCGACGCTCCACGAGCGACTCCTGGAGTGGGTCGCACGCGTCGAATCCGACGCCGGCTTCGAGTCGGCGGTCGAGGCGTGGCGCGAGCGGGCCGCGACGCTCGGCGAACGCGTGCGTGTCCAGACCAGAGACGGAGACGTAGTGACGGGGGAAGCGGTCGCGGTCACCGAGCGCGGTGCACTCGTCGTCCAGCGTGGCGACTCGCGGGTGGAACTGTCGGAAGGAGAGTGTGCGCGGCTGCGTCGGTCCTAG
- the acs gene encoding acetate--CoA ligase yields MSDNTELEAHLAEQDSFDPPASFVEQANVSDPGIYEEFEQNWPDCWERAADLLDWNEPYDQVLDDSDPPFYEWFTGGELNASANCIDRHLDERGDEVAIEWIGEPVDEANRTYTYRDLYEEVNEFAAALRELGVGEDDVVTMYMPMIPELPIAMLACARIGAPHSVVFAGFSAEALATRMESADSEYLVTCDGYYRRGDPLDHLGKANEGLDSVGHDVESVVVDRLGDDGFDHGLSDSQHDYDELVDEQAGTEVDPVSRDAEDMLFLMYTSGTTGQPKGVKHTTGGYLSWVTWTSRAVLDVKPEDTYFCPADIGWITGHSYIVYGPLALGTTTMMYEGTPDYPERDRMWEIVDEYDATQFYTAPTAIRAFMKWGAEYPERHDLSSLRLLGTVGEPINPRAWKWYYKHVGDEACPIVDTWWQTETGGMMVTGLPGVSTMKPGSAGKPLPGVDARVVNMDGDPVEGGQAGYLTVNRPWPGMLRTLYKNDERFVEEYWATYSDTDSTDSEDWVYFPEDGAKIDDDGYITVLGRVDDVVNVSGHRLGTMEIESAIVGVEGVAEAAVVGGEHDVKGEAVYAYVILEDGYDGTEEMREEIVEGVEDAIGPIARPEAVVFTPELPKTRSGKIMRRLLEDIANDEELGDTSTLRNPDVVEDIRVTVQD; encoded by the coding sequence ATGAGCGACAACACCGAACTCGAGGCACACCTCGCCGAACAGGACTCCTTCGACCCGCCGGCGTCGTTCGTCGAGCAGGCGAACGTCTCGGATCCCGGCATCTACGAGGAGTTCGAACAGAACTGGCCCGACTGCTGGGAGCGGGCGGCCGACCTGCTCGACTGGAACGAACCGTACGACCAGGTGCTCGACGACTCGGACCCGCCGTTCTACGAGTGGTTCACGGGCGGCGAACTGAACGCCTCCGCGAACTGCATCGACCGCCACCTCGACGAGCGCGGCGACGAGGTCGCCATCGAGTGGATCGGCGAACCGGTCGACGAGGCCAACCGCACGTACACGTACCGCGACCTCTACGAGGAGGTCAACGAGTTCGCGGCCGCACTCCGGGAACTCGGCGTCGGGGAGGACGACGTCGTCACGATGTACATGCCGATGATCCCCGAACTCCCCATCGCGATGCTGGCCTGCGCCCGCATCGGTGCGCCCCACTCCGTCGTCTTCGCCGGGTTCTCCGCGGAGGCGCTCGCCACCCGGATGGAGTCCGCGGACTCCGAGTACCTCGTCACCTGCGACGGCTACTACCGCCGCGGCGACCCCCTCGACCACCTCGGGAAGGCCAACGAGGGTCTCGACTCGGTCGGACACGACGTGGAGTCCGTCGTCGTCGACCGCCTCGGGGACGACGGCTTCGACCACGGCCTCTCGGACAGTCAGCACGACTACGACGAACTCGTCGACGAACAGGCCGGCACGGAGGTCGACCCCGTCAGCCGCGACGCCGAGGACATGCTGTTCCTCATGTACACCTCCGGGACGACGGGTCAGCCGAAGGGCGTCAAGCACACGACCGGCGGCTACCTCTCGTGGGTGACGTGGACGAGTCGGGCGGTCCTCGACGTGAAACCCGAGGACACGTACTTCTGTCCCGCCGACATCGGCTGGATCACGGGCCACTCCTACATCGTCTACGGGCCGCTCGCGCTCGGCACGACGACGATGATGTACGAGGGGACGCCGGACTACCCCGAGCGCGACCGGATGTGGGAGATCGTCGACGAGTACGACGCCACCCAGTTCTACACCGCGCCCACGGCCATCCGCGCGTTCATGAAGTGGGGCGCGGAGTACCCCGAGAGACATGACCTCTCCAGTCTCCGCCTGCTCGGAACCGTCGGCGAACCCATCAATCCGCGCGCGTGGAAGTGGTACTACAAGCACGTCGGCGACGAGGCGTGCCCCATCGTGGACACGTGGTGGCAGACCGAGACGGGCGGCATGATGGTCACGGGGCTCCCCGGCGTCTCGACGATGAAACCCGGGTCGGCGGGGAAACCCCTGCCCGGGGTCGACGCCCGCGTGGTGAACATGGACGGCGACCCGGTCGAGGGCGGCCAGGCCGGCTACCTCACCGTGAACAGACCGTGGCCGGGGATGCTCCGGACGCTCTACAAGAACGACGAGCGGTTCGTCGAGGAGTACTGGGCGACGTACTCGGACACGGACTCCACGGACTCCGAGGACTGGGTGTACTTCCCGGAGGACGGCGCCAAGATCGACGACGATGGCTACATCACCGTGCTCGGCCGCGTCGACGACGTCGTCAACGTCTCGGGCCACCGCCTCGGGACGATGGAGATCGAGTCCGCCATCGTCGGCGTCGAGGGCGTCGCGGAGGCAGCCGTCGTCGGCGGCGAACACGACGTCAAGGGCGAAGCGGTCTACGCGTACGTCATCCTCGAGGACGGCTACGACGGCACGGAGGAGATGCGCGAGGAGATCGTCGAGGGCGTCGAGGACGCGATCGGTCCCATCGCGCGCCCGGAGGCAGTCGTGTTCACCCCGGAACTGCCGAAGACGCGCTCGGGGAAGATCATGCGCCGCCTGCTGGAGGACATCGCGAACGACGAGGAACTGGGGGACACGTCGACGCTCCGCAACCCCGACGTCGTCGAGGACATCCGGGTCACCGTACAGGACTGA
- a CDS encoding DUF7520 family protein, whose protein sequence is MSEREETIGRRVVVWMYVSAVGVAGVFGYVLGEIVYGNGGATGPLVEGPQPQYGAIGPITFQLNGPNLALFGVVAVGLMLGVGLAAIVYVSNRAETA, encoded by the coding sequence GTGAGCGAACGCGAGGAGACAATCGGCCGCCGGGTCGTCGTCTGGATGTACGTGTCCGCCGTCGGCGTCGCCGGCGTCTTCGGCTACGTACTCGGAGAGATCGTCTACGGGAACGGCGGAGCGACCGGCCCGCTCGTGGAGGGCCCCCAGCCACAGTACGGCGCGATCGGCCCCATCACGTTCCAGTTGAACGGGCCGAACCTCGCACTGTTCGGCGTGGTGGCGGTGGGCCTCATGCTCGGAGTGGGCCTGGCAGCCATCGTCTACGTCTCGAATCGGGCGGAGACGGCGTGA
- a CDS encoding acyl-CoA mutase large subunit family protein — MYDDDDLADIREAREEWETESLDPVLDAYGERKDRFATVSNMEVDRLYTPADVADLDYDEDLGFPGEFPYTRGVYPTGYRGRTWTMRQFAGFGTAEETNERFHYLIDEGQTGLSTAFDMPSLMGLDSDDPMSLGEVGKEGVAVDTLRDMEILFDGIDLDEVSTSFTINPSAPVIYAMYLALADQQGVPREQLRGTLQNDMLKEFIAQKEWVVPPEPSLDLVTDVVEFCATETPKFHPISISGYHIREAGSTAVQELAFTLADGFAYVEDAIERGMDVDEFAPTLSFFFNSHNSIFEEVAKFRAARRIYARVMDEWYDAEAEASKTLKFHTQTAGQSLTAQQPLNNVARVTLQALAAVLGGSQSIHTNSYDEALALPSEEAVRVALRTQQIIADESGAADIVDPLGGSFAVESLTDEVEAEAMAYIEEIREMGDGSVSDGVLQGIADGYFHREIQESAYEYQSRVDAEEETVVGVNKYEMDEDTSPDILQIDEDATRDRQLNRLESVKAERDDAAVAETLDALRGAIHTEENTIPYIVDAVKAYATMGEIMQVFEDEFGGYQETAAVA, encoded by the coding sequence ATGTACGACGACGACGACCTCGCCGACATCCGCGAGGCGCGCGAGGAGTGGGAGACGGAGTCTCTCGACCCAGTACTCGACGCCTACGGCGAGCGGAAGGACCGCTTCGCGACGGTGTCGAACATGGAGGTCGACCGGCTGTACACGCCCGCGGACGTCGCCGACCTCGACTACGACGAGGACCTCGGGTTCCCCGGCGAGTTCCCGTACACCAGGGGCGTCTACCCGACGGGCTACCGGGGCCGCACGTGGACGATGCGGCAGTTCGCTGGCTTCGGCACCGCCGAGGAGACCAACGAGCGCTTCCACTACCTCATCGACGAGGGCCAGACCGGGCTGTCGACGGCCTTCGACATGCCGTCGCTGATGGGTCTGGACAGCGACGACCCGATGAGCCTCGGGGAGGTCGGCAAGGAGGGCGTCGCCGTCGACACCCTGCGGGACATGGAGATCCTCTTCGACGGTATCGACCTCGACGAGGTCTCGACGTCGTTCACCATCAACCCGAGCGCGCCGGTCATCTACGCGATGTACCTCGCGCTCGCCGACCAGCAGGGCGTCCCCCGCGAACAGCTCAGGGGCACCCTCCAGAACGACATGCTCAAGGAGTTCATCGCACAGAAGGAGTGGGTCGTCCCCCCGGAGCCCTCCCTCGACCTCGTCACCGACGTCGTGGAGTTCTGCGCCACCGAGACGCCGAAGTTCCACCCCATCTCCATCTCCGGCTACCACATCCGGGAGGCCGGTTCGACGGCCGTCCAGGAACTCGCGTTCACGCTCGCGGACGGCTTCGCCTACGTCGAGGACGCCATCGAGCGGGGCATGGACGTCGACGAGTTCGCGCCCACGCTCAGCTTCTTCTTCAACTCCCACAACTCCATCTTCGAGGAGGTGGCGAAGTTCCGGGCGGCCCGCCGCATCTACGCTCGCGTGATGGACGAGTGGTACGACGCCGAGGCCGAGGCGTCGAAGACGCTGAAGTTCCACACGCAGACCGCCGGCCAGAGCCTCACCGCCCAGCAGCCGCTGAACAACGTCGCTCGCGTCACCCTCCAGGCGCTCGCGGCCGTGCTCGGGGGCTCCCAGAGCATCCACACGAACTCCTACGACGAGGCGCTCGCGCTCCCCAGCGAGGAGGCCGTTCGGGTCGCCCTGCGCACCCAGCAGATCATCGCCGACGAGTCCGGCGCCGCGGACATCGTCGACCCGCTCGGCGGCAGTTTCGCGGTCGAGAGCCTCACCGACGAGGTCGAGGCGGAGGCGATGGCGTACATCGAGGAGATCAGGGAGATGGGCGACGGCAGCGTCAGCGACGGCGTCCTCCAGGGCATCGCGGACGGCTACTTCCACCGCGAGATCCAGGAGTCCGCCTACGAGTACCAGTCCCGAGTGGACGCCGAGGAGGAGACGGTCGTCGGCGTCAACAAGTACGAGATGGACGAGGACACCAGCCCCGACATCCTCCAGATCGACGAGGACGCGACCCGCGACCGACAGCTGAACCGCCTCGAATCCGTGAAGGCCGAGCGCGACGACGCGGCCGTCGCCGAGACCCTCGACGCGCTCCGCGGGGCCATCCACACCGAGGAGAACACCATCCCGTACATCGTGGACGCGGTGAAGGCGTACGCTACGATGGGCGAGATCATGCAGGTGTTCGAGGACGAGTTCGGCGGCTACCAGGAGACGGCCGCTGTCGCCTGA
- a CDS encoding GNAT family N-acetyltransferase has product MDVREATTADRDGIRRVADASLEATYADALGEDIVRTAAEEWYQDERLADRLDDDGVQYLVLADGDEVVAFSESEFDGDAAAAIEWLHVHPDYRDRGFGVRLLERTEAALTKSGANRIEGRVLAANDEGNQFYQAHGYARTGEHSVDVAGNDYTEHLYVKVPGGGSSAELTERVETAAGPMFVAFDERERGSKAPFYTAYRNENRESKYGFYCANCQSINTSMDSMGRVHCEDCGNQRKATRWDSSYL; this is encoded by the coding sequence ATGGACGTTCGAGAAGCCACCACTGCTGACAGGGACGGCATCCGGCGCGTGGCGGACGCGTCCCTGGAGGCCACGTACGCGGACGCACTGGGGGAGGACATCGTCAGGACGGCCGCCGAGGAGTGGTACCAGGACGAGCGGCTCGCCGACCGACTCGACGACGACGGCGTCCAGTACCTCGTCCTCGCGGACGGCGACGAGGTGGTCGCGTTCTCCGAGAGCGAGTTCGACGGCGACGCCGCGGCCGCCATCGAGTGGCTCCACGTCCACCCGGACTACCGCGACCGCGGGTTCGGGGTCCGGCTGCTCGAACGGACGGAAGCGGCACTGACAAAATCCGGCGCGAACCGCATCGAGGGGCGCGTGCTCGCCGCGAACGACGAGGGCAACCAGTTCTACCAGGCCCACGGCTACGCTCGCACCGGCGAGCACTCCGTCGACGTCGCCGGCAACGACTACACCGAACACCTGTACGTGAAAGTCCCCGGAGGCGGGTCGAGCGCCGAACTCACCGAACGGGTCGAGACCGCCGCGGGACCCATGTTCGTAGCGTTCGACGAGCGCGAGCGCGGGTCGAAGGCACCGTTCTACACGGCCTACCGGAACGAGAACCGGGAGAGCAAGTACGGGTTCTACTGCGCGAACTGCCAGTCCATCAACACGTCGATGGACTCGATGGGGCGCGTCCACTGCGAGGACTGCGGGAACCAGCGGAAGGCGACGCGCTGGGACTCCTCGTACCTGTAA
- the ctaD gene encoding cytochrome c oxidase subunit I, whose product MATSSLVLTVLMGVLLVAVAAFLARLEDWRSYTPLSDVGGAYGERAEHGHEEKPGGIIRWFTTVDHKDIGILYGIYGTLAFAWGGIAVLIMRIELVAPGVNLVDPQLYNGFLTSHGITMLFLFGTPMIAAFANYFIPLLIGADDMAFPRINAIAFWLLPPGAVLIWAGFFLQPLGVDPAATSWTMYTPLSIQMPSPAIDMMLLGLHLTGVSATMGAINFIATIFNERGDDVGWPSLDIFSWTMLTQSGLILFAFPLLGSALIMLLLDRNFGTTFFTVGGGDPILWQHLFWFFGHPEVYILVLPPMGLVSLILPKFAGRKLFGFKFVVYSTLAIGVLSFGVWAHHMFATGIDPRLRASFMAVSLAIAIPSAVKVFNWITTMWNGNLRLTAPMLFCIGFIQNFIIGGVTGVFLAAVPVDLILHDTYYVVGHFHFIVFGAIGFALFAGTYYWFPMITGRMYQKSLAHAHFWTALVGSNLTFLAMLWLGYGGMPRRYATFLTQFTTGHQLATVGAFLMGIGTLFWLWNMVTSWMEGAKVDSADPWDLESTDQFTKEWTWFDNKRKSPVPDGGDDEEPQSAD is encoded by the coding sequence ATGGCCACGTCATCACTCGTGCTCACCGTGCTGATGGGCGTCCTTCTCGTCGCCGTGGCCGCCTTCCTCGCGCGTCTGGAGGACTGGCGGTCGTACACGCCCCTCAGTGACGTCGGCGGTGCGTACGGAGAACGCGCCGAACACGGGCACGAAGAGAAACCGGGCGGTATCATCAGGTGGTTCACGACAGTCGACCACAAGGACATCGGCATCCTCTACGGCATCTACGGGACGCTCGCGTTCGCGTGGGGTGGTATCGCCGTCCTCATCATGCGGATCGAGCTCGTCGCACCGGGTGTCAACCTCGTCGACCCGCAGCTGTACAACGGCTTCCTAACCAGTCACGGCATCACGATGCTGTTCCTCTTCGGGACGCCGATGATCGCCGCCTTCGCGAACTACTTCATCCCGCTGCTCATCGGCGCCGACGACATGGCGTTCCCGCGCATCAACGCCATCGCGTTCTGGCTGCTCCCGCCGGGCGCCGTCCTCATCTGGGCCGGCTTCTTCCTCCAGCCGCTGGGGGTCGACCCCGCGGCGACGTCGTGGACGATGTACACGCCGCTGTCGATCCAGATGCCGAGTCCCGCCATCGACATGATGCTACTCGGTCTCCACCTCACGGGCGTCTCCGCGACGATGGGTGCGATCAACTTCATCGCGACCATCTTCAACGAGCGCGGCGACGACGTCGGCTGGCCCAGCCTCGACATCTTCTCGTGGACGATGCTCACGCAGTCCGGGCTCATCCTGTTCGCGTTCCCGCTGCTGGGGAGCGCGCTCATCATGTTGCTGCTCGACCGGAACTTCGGCACCACGTTCTTCACTGTCGGTGGCGGAGACCCCATCCTCTGGCAACACCTCTTCTGGTTCTTCGGTCACCCCGAGGTGTACATCCTCGTCCTCCCGCCGATGGGGCTGGTCAGCCTCATCCTGCCGAAGTTCGCGGGCCGGAAGCTGTTCGGCTTCAAGTTCGTCGTCTACTCGACGCTCGCCATCGGCGTGCTGAGCTTCGGCGTGTGGGCCCACCACATGTTCGCCACCGGCATCGACCCGCGCCTGCGGGCCTCGTTCATGGCGGTGTCGCTCGCCATCGCGATCCCCTCCGCGGTGAAGGTGTTCAACTGGATCACGACCATGTGGAACGGGAACCTCCGTCTCACCGCGCCGATGCTGTTCTGCATCGGGTTCATCCAGAACTTCATCATCGGCGGTGTCACCGGCGTGTTCCTCGCCGCTGTCCCCGTCGACCTCATCCTGCACGACACGTACTACGTCGTCGGACACTTCCACTTCATCGTCTTCGGCGCCATCGGCTTCGCGCTGTTCGCGGGGACCTACTACTGGTTCCCGATGATCACCGGCCGGATGTACCAGAAGAGTCTCGCGCACGCCCACTTCTGGACCGCGCTCGTCGGGTCGAACCTGACGTTCCTGGCGATGCTGTGGCTCGGCTACGGTGGGATGCCGCGTCGGTACGCGACGTTCCTCACGCAGTTCACGACCGGCCACCAGCTCGCCACCGTCGGCGCCTTCCTGATGGGCATCGGGACGCTGTTCTGGCTGTGGAACATGGTCACCTCCTGGATGGAGGGGGCGAAAGTCGACAGTGCAGACCCGTGGGACCTCGAGTCCACCGACCAGTTCACGAAGGAGTGGACCTGGTTCGACAACAAGCGCAAGAGCCCGGTCCCGGACGGCGGCGACGACGAGGAGCCGCAGTCCGCCGACTGA
- a CDS encoding DUF7541 family protein has translation MAEPTEPGLSEQYTRASPWPIPLVLGIVTSEIGIVFDGLLPVAVGGLLLFAVSVVGILRESGFSDSLWKPALGIAVVFGAFGVALYTGTAAEARGLALTGSAVVVASGAVAAFLYETERL, from the coding sequence ATGGCCGAACCAACGGAGCCAGGGTTGAGCGAGCAGTACACGCGCGCCAGTCCGTGGCCGATTCCGCTCGTGCTCGGCATCGTCACCTCCGAGATCGGCATCGTCTTCGACGGCCTGCTCCCCGTCGCGGTGGGTGGCCTGTTGCTGTTCGCGGTGAGCGTCGTCGGTATCCTCCGCGAGTCGGGGTTCTCGGACTCGCTGTGGAAGCCCGCGCTGGGCATCGCCGTCGTCTTCGGCGCGTTCGGCGTCGCGCTCTACACCGGCACGGCCGCCGAGGCCCGTGGACTCGCCCTCACCGGCAGCGCGGTGGTCGTCGCCAGCGGTGCGGTGGCGGCGTTCCTCTACGAGACCGAGCGGCTCTGA